The Vibrio astriarenae genome contains a region encoding:
- the ilvD gene encoding dihydroxy-acid dehydratase, translated as MPKYRSATTTHGRNMAGARALWRATGVKDEDFGKPIIAVVNSFTQFVPGHVHLKDLGQLVAKEIEAAGGIAKEFNTIAVDDGIAMGHGGMLYSLPSRELIADSVEYMVNAHCADAMVCISNCDKITPGMLMASMRLNIPVIFVSGGPMEAGKTKLSDQIIKLDLVDAMMQGADPNVSDEQSEQIERSACPTCGSCSGMFTANSMNCLTEALGLSQPGNGSMLATHADRRDLFVNAGKRIVDLTRRYYEQDDASALPRNIATKAAFENAMALDIAMGGSTNTVLHLLAAAQEGEVDFDMEDIDQMSRRVPNLCKVAPSTQKYHMEDVHRAGGVVGILGELDRAGLLNNQSKTVLGLTWEEQLAQYDIMLTDSEEVKSFYRAGPAGIRTTEAFSQDCRWDSLDADRENGCIRTKENAYSQDGGLAVLKGNIALDGCIVKTAGVDESILKFTGPAVVFESQEDAVEGILGGKVKAGDVVVIRYEGPKGGPGMQEMLYPTTYLKSMGLGKECALLTDGRFSGGTSGLSIGHASPEAANGGTIGLVKNGDTIAIDIPNRTISLDVAADELAARRAEQDQLGWKPAAREREVSFALKAYASMATSADKGAVRDKSKLEG; from the coding sequence ATGCCTAAATATAGATCAGCCACTACCACTCATGGCCGTAACATGGCAGGTGCTCGAGCACTGTGGCGCGCAACTGGGGTAAAAGACGAAGATTTCGGTAAGCCAATCATTGCCGTAGTAAACTCATTTACTCAGTTTGTTCCAGGTCACGTGCACCTAAAAGACCTAGGGCAATTGGTGGCCAAAGAGATTGAAGCGGCGGGCGGTATCGCCAAAGAGTTCAACACTATCGCAGTGGATGACGGTATCGCAATGGGTCACGGTGGTATGCTTTACTCACTCCCTTCACGCGAACTGATTGCAGATTCTGTTGAGTACATGGTCAATGCTCACTGTGCCGATGCCATGGTGTGTATCTCCAACTGTGACAAAATCACTCCGGGAATGCTGATGGCCTCGATGCGTCTGAACATCCCAGTGATTTTTGTCTCTGGCGGCCCTATGGAAGCGGGTAAGACTAAGTTGTCTGACCAAATCATCAAACTCGACCTTGTTGACGCGATGATGCAAGGTGCCGATCCCAATGTATCGGATGAGCAAAGTGAGCAGATCGAGCGCTCCGCTTGCCCAACGTGTGGTTCGTGCTCTGGTATGTTTACCGCGAACTCAATGAACTGTCTCACCGAAGCGCTGGGGCTATCTCAACCAGGCAACGGCTCAATGCTCGCGACTCACGCCGATCGCCGCGACCTATTCGTTAACGCAGGTAAGCGCATTGTCGATTTGACGCGACGCTACTACGAGCAAGATGATGCATCTGCACTTCCACGCAACATTGCCACCAAAGCTGCGTTTGAAAACGCGATGGCACTCGATATCGCGATGGGTGGTTCAACCAACACCGTATTGCACCTTTTGGCAGCCGCTCAAGAAGGTGAAGTCGATTTCGATATGGAAGACATTGACCAAATGTCTCGCCGCGTACCAAACCTATGTAAGGTCGCACCATCAACACAAAAATACCATATGGAAGATGTCCACCGCGCTGGTGGCGTTGTGGGTATATTGGGTGAACTTGATCGCGCAGGCCTACTCAACAACCAATCTAAAACCGTGCTTGGCCTAACCTGGGAAGAGCAATTGGCACAATACGACATCATGCTGACTGACTCGGAAGAGGTGAAATCTTTCTACCGTGCCGGACCTGCGGGTATTCGTACAACGGAAGCGTTCTCTCAAGACTGCCGTTGGGATAGCCTTGATGCAGACCGTGAAAATGGCTGTATCCGAACGAAAGAGAATGCATACAGCCAAGACGGTGGCCTTGCTGTTCTTAAAGGCAATATCGCTCTGGATGGCTGTATCGTGAAAACAGCCGGTGTAGATGAAAGCATCCTCAAATTTACTGGCCCTGCTGTGGTTTTTGAGAGCCAAGAAGATGCGGTTGAAGGCATCTTAGGTGGCAAGGTTAAAGCCGGAGATGTTGTCGTCATCCGCTATGAAGGCCCTAAAGGTGGCCCTGGTATGCAAGAGATGCTTTACCCAACGACTTACCTGAAATCGATGGGCCTTGGTAAAGAGTGCGCGCTGCTAACTGATGGTCGCTTCTCGGGTGGCACATCTGGACTGTCTATTGGTCACGCCTCTCCTGAAGCGGCGAATGGCGGTACGATTGGTCTGGTTAAAAATGGCGATACTATTGCTATCGATATTCCAAACCGCACCATCTCACTCGACGTTGCTGCAGATGAGCTGGCTGCGCGTCGTGCCGAGCAAGACCAATTAGGCTGGAAACCTGCAGCTCGTGAGCGCGAAGTCTCATTTGCACTCAAAGCTTATGCGAGCATGGCTACAAGTGCAGACAAGGGTGCCGTACGAGATAAATCTAAGCTAGAGGGCTAG
- the ilvG gene encoding acetolactate synthase 2 catalytic subunit produces MTGAELVVSALKQQGIETVFGYPGGAIMPIYDALYDGGVEHILCRHEQGAAMAAIGMARAQQDVAVCMATSGPGATNLVTGLADAFLDSIPLVAITGQVASTHIGTDAFQEMDVIGMSLACTKHSYLVTDINDLAPTLSEAFEVAKTGRPGPVIVDIAKDVQLAEAPIEILPEFEHIPFPVPTPESYRLANALIRESKRPVLYVGGGVQLAHSTDTVRKFLIDNPMPSVSTLKGLGTIERHDPHYLGMLGMHGTKAANLVVQESDLLIVVGARFDDRVTGKLDTFAPNAKVVHVDIDAAEINKLRHAHAALRGDIRQILPQLHLEHDIAPWLHHTESLRSGFKWRYDHPGELIYAPLLLKQLSDMMPESSMVSTDVGQHQMWAAQHIQPRHPQNFITSAGLGTMGFGLPAAMGAAVARPDDQSILISGDGSFMMNVQELGTLKRRQIPVKMVLINNQRLGMVRQWQSLFFDGRHSETILDDNPDFVMLAKAFDIPGKTITKKEEVEPALKEMLESKTAYLLHVLIDEEENVWPLVPPGASNSDMLENT; encoded by the coding sequence ATGACTGGAGCAGAGTTAGTTGTATCCGCACTAAAACAACAAGGTATTGAAACCGTATTTGGTTATCCAGGCGGTGCCATCATGCCTATCTATGATGCCCTGTACGATGGTGGCGTTGAACATATCCTTTGTCGCCACGAGCAAGGCGCAGCGATGGCGGCTATCGGCATGGCAAGAGCACAACAAGACGTGGCTGTCTGCATGGCAACCTCTGGACCTGGTGCAACCAACCTGGTCACTGGCCTTGCTGATGCCTTTCTTGATTCTATCCCATTGGTAGCAATCACGGGACAGGTTGCCAGTACACACATCGGTACTGACGCGTTTCAAGAGATGGACGTGATCGGTATGTCGCTGGCCTGTACCAAACACAGCTATCTTGTCACCGATATCAACGATCTTGCTCCTACCCTTTCAGAGGCGTTTGAAGTAGCGAAAACCGGTCGCCCTGGTCCCGTTATTGTCGATATAGCAAAAGATGTGCAACTTGCCGAAGCACCTATCGAAATTCTTCCTGAGTTTGAGCATATCCCGTTCCCAGTTCCAACGCCGGAGTCTTACCGCCTGGCAAATGCCCTCATCCGCGAATCAAAACGCCCGGTACTTTACGTCGGTGGTGGGGTACAACTAGCACACTCAACGGACACCGTGCGCAAATTTCTTATCGATAACCCAATGCCTTCAGTAAGCACGTTAAAAGGGTTAGGCACAATCGAGCGTCATGACCCACACTACTTGGGAATGCTAGGGATGCACGGCACCAAAGCGGCGAACCTTGTCGTGCAAGAGAGTGACTTATTAATCGTCGTTGGCGCGCGCTTCGATGATCGAGTAACGGGTAAATTAGATACCTTCGCGCCAAATGCTAAGGTGGTGCATGTAGATATTGATGCTGCGGAGATCAACAAGCTGCGCCATGCACACGCTGCACTGCGTGGTGATATTCGTCAAATATTACCTCAGCTACATCTTGAACATGATATCGCCCCTTGGCTTCACCACACTGAAAGCCTACGAAGCGGTTTCAAATGGCGCTATGACCACCCTGGTGAGCTCATCTATGCACCACTACTACTCAAGCAGCTTTCAGACATGATGCCAGAGTCCTCGATGGTCTCCACCGATGTCGGCCAGCACCAAATGTGGGCAGCGCAACACATTCAACCACGCCACCCGCAAAACTTTATTACCTCTGCAGGCCTTGGCACGATGGGATTCGGCTTGCCTGCCGCCATGGGCGCTGCGGTTGCTCGTCCTGACGATCAATCGATTCTTATTTCAGGTGACGGCTCGTTCATGATGAATGTGCAGGAGCTTGGCACGCTAAAACGCCGCCAGATCCCAGTAAAGATGGTGCTTATTAACAATCAACGCCTAGGTATGGTACGACAATGGCAATCGCTGTTCTTCGACGGTCGCCACAGTGAAACCATTCTCGATGACAACCCAGACTTCGTTATGCTCGCGAAAGCGTTCGATATTCCGGGTAAAACGATTACTAAGAAAGAAGAAGTCGAACCTGCGCTAAAAGAGATGTTAGAGAGCAAAACCGCTTACCTACTGCATGTTTTGATCGATGAAGAAGAAAATGTTTGGCCACTTGTACCACCTGGTGCATCAAATAGTGATATGTTGGAGAACACCTAA
- the ilvE gene encoding branched-chain-amino-acid transaminase, translating to MATKTADYIWFNGEMVPWAEANVHVLTHAMHYGTSVFEGVRCYNTPKGPIVFRHREHAQRLKDSAKIYRFPIPYTVDEIMEATRETLRQNKLDNAYIRPLGFVGNVGLGVCPPVDTEMDLIIAAFPWGSYLGEEALENGVDAMISSWNRAAPNTIPTAAKAGGNYLSSLLVGGEARRHGYDEGIALSVDGYLSEGAGENIFVIKDGVITTPPATSAILPGITRDSIMTIARDKGYEVREANIAREALYLADEVFMTGTAAEIVPVATVDKIEVGTGKRGSITKEMQEAYFGLFNGTTEDKWGWLDYVYPEA from the coding sequence ATGGCGACAAAAACTGCTGATTACATTTGGTTTAATGGTGAAATGGTTCCATGGGCTGAGGCGAATGTGCACGTTCTAACTCATGCCATGCACTACGGTACTTCGGTATTTGAAGGCGTACGCTGCTACAACACACCAAAAGGGCCAATTGTCTTCCGTCACCGTGAGCATGCTCAACGCCTAAAAGACTCCGCTAAAATCTATCGCTTCCCGATCCCATACACTGTTGATGAGATCATGGAGGCAACCCGTGAAACTCTGCGTCAAAACAAGCTAGATAATGCCTACATTCGCCCGCTTGGCTTTGTTGGCAATGTCGGCTTAGGCGTTTGTCCTCCGGTTGATACCGAAATGGATTTGATCATTGCCGCCTTCCCTTGGGGCTCTTACCTTGGCGAAGAAGCACTGGAAAACGGTGTGGATGCGATGATCTCTAGCTGGAATCGTGCGGCTCCAAACACCATTCCTACTGCGGCCAAAGCCGGTGGTAACTACCTATCTTCTCTCCTAGTCGGTGGTGAAGCGCGTCGTCACGGTTACGATGAGGGTATTGCTCTTAGTGTTGATGGCTACTTGTCAGAAGGCGCTGGTGAGAACATTTTTGTGATTAAAGATGGCGTGATCACCACTCCACCAGCAACCAGCGCAATTTTGCCAGGCATTACTCGTGATTCAATCATGACCATCGCTCGTGATAAAGGTTATGAAGTGCGCGAAGCGAACATTGCGCGCGAAGCTCTATACCTGGCTGACGAAGTGTTCATGACAGGCACGGCCGCAGAAATCGTTCCAGTCGCCACCGTTGATAAAATCGAGGTTGGTACAGGCAAACGCGGCTCAATCACCAAAGAGATGCAAGAAGCTTACTTTGGTTTATTCAATGGCACCACTGAAGACAAGTGGGGCTGGTTAGATTACGTATACCCAGAAGCATAA
- a CDS encoding DUF5906 domain-containing protein: protein MLGALLAQSQQHDNELREQIMKHGETPTMAVVKYAKDRWAYVIPERKWLDTHSEDYELQKGMDAIALMASCGIFEDSSGTDDSIYKVLSTPSQGLVQIWGHEYRPDEANAMWVDKSGRKWLNTFKPMVIGSEMATAEEMAMIDAFFEFVVPDEDERYQVQQWIAQAVLKPEQRNEFALLLYGESNGTGKGTLQELLTRQIGYWNSLKPADSSEWALSRFKSDVDGKRLLILDELYYDGYAVSNKMKPFITEPMLDVEAKGKPLKTMRNHLNVMASSNSIQPLWLDDSDRRWMCVRVEWANPNENKDHSDNIEQSKIVARFRHWLETSDRADAVIRYFLMGIVLDDWDVSKAPMTDAKRSLINGSVSIAEDNFKHSYDYGDALVVQRVEIFKGHNVAVARQKQWLEESGFKAVDGRVSLNGIQARDWVITPKGLEAGMCPKMNGKELMSLLEAHQMDGCSPFHTPTARM, encoded by the coding sequence ATGCTAGGAGCACTATTGGCGCAGAGCCAGCAACACGATAATGAACTGCGAGAGCAGATTATGAAGCACGGTGAAACGCCAACGATGGCAGTTGTAAAATACGCCAAAGATCGATGGGCGTATGTGATACCAGAACGTAAGTGGCTAGACACCCATAGCGAAGATTATGAACTGCAAAAGGGTATGGATGCGATTGCATTGATGGCTAGTTGTGGAATCTTTGAGGATAGCAGTGGTACGGATGACAGCATTTACAAAGTGTTGAGCACTCCGTCCCAAGGGCTTGTGCAGATTTGGGGGCATGAATATCGACCAGATGAAGCCAATGCTATGTGGGTTGATAAATCGGGGCGTAAGTGGTTGAACACTTTTAAGCCTATGGTTATCGGTTCTGAGATGGCAACTGCTGAAGAAATGGCCATGATTGATGCCTTCTTTGAGTTCGTTGTACCTGATGAAGATGAACGTTATCAAGTACAACAGTGGATAGCTCAAGCAGTGCTTAAACCTGAGCAGCGTAATGAGTTTGCATTGCTGTTGTACGGTGAGAGTAACGGTACAGGCAAGGGCACGCTGCAAGAGCTATTGACTAGGCAAATTGGCTACTGGAACTCGTTGAAACCTGCTGATAGTTCTGAATGGGCGTTGAGTCGGTTTAAGAGCGATGTAGATGGTAAACGCTTGTTGATACTGGATGAGCTGTATTACGACGGTTATGCGGTGTCTAACAAGATGAAGCCGTTCATCACTGAGCCAATGCTCGATGTAGAGGCGAAAGGTAAGCCATTAAAGACAATGCGTAACCACTTAAACGTGATGGCAAGTAGCAACAGCATACAGCCATTATGGCTAGATGATAGCGATAGACGATGGATGTGCGTTCGTGTTGAGTGGGCGAATCCCAATGAAAACAAAGACCATTCAGACAACATTGAACAGAGCAAGATCGTTGCTAGATTCCGACATTGGCTAGAGACCAGTGATAGAGCCGATGCGGTTATTAGGTACTTCTTGATGGGGATTGTGTTGGATGATTGGGATGTTAGCAAAGCTCCAATGACAGATGCTAAACGGTCGCTGATTAACGGCTCTGTAAGCATTGCTGAGGATAACTTTAAGCACAGTTATGATTATGGTGATGCGCTTGTGGTTCAGCGTGTTGAGATTTTTAAAGGTCATAATGTAGCTGTTGCGAGACAGAAACAGTGGTTAGAGGAATCGGGCTTTAAAGCCGTAGATGGAAGGGTTTCGCTCAATGGTATTCAAGCTCGTGACTGGGTAATAACTCCTAAAGGTCTCGAAGCTGGTATGTGTCCGAAGATGAACGGCAAAGAGTTAATGTCGTTGTTGGAAGCACATCAGATGGATGGATGCTCACCTTTCCACACGCCAACGGCGAGGATGTAG
- the ilvM gene encoding acetolactate synthase 2 small subunit, whose translation MERYLLDIKADDKPVLLERVLRVVRHRGFVVKQVAGTQNHESKIASVEIIVDSDRPISFLTNQIEKLWDVISVDVIKINNNELPNNNLQQRVNA comes from the coding sequence ATGGAAAGATACTTATTAGATATCAAAGCAGACGACAAACCGGTACTGCTTGAGCGTGTTCTTCGCGTCGTGCGCCACCGCGGCTTTGTCGTGAAACAGGTGGCAGGAACGCAAAATCATGAAAGCAAAATTGCAAGTGTTGAGATCATCGTCGATAGCGATCGACCAATCTCATTCTTAACTAATCAAATTGAAAAATTGTGGGATGTGATCAGCGTAGATGTTATCAAAATCAATAACAACGAACTGCCAAACAACAACCTACAACAACGAGTAAACGCATAA
- a CDS encoding recombinase family protein, whose amino-acid sequence MNTIGEFMLIGYARTSTVEQEAGLEAQERELDKLGVDKLFSEQVSSVGEREVLQECIRFCREGDTLVVTKLDRLARSVANLCDIQKQLESKGVELRIADMGLDTATPQGKLMLNVFGAVAQFEREVMLERQREGIAKAKKEGKYKGRKPTSDDVKDQVRELLAQGKKPAEIISLTGIGKTTFYKVKKEFQS is encoded by the coding sequence ATGAACACTATTGGTGAATTTATGTTGATAGGTTATGCGCGGACTTCTACGGTTGAGCAAGAGGCAGGGCTTGAAGCCCAAGAGCGAGAGCTAGATAAACTTGGTGTAGACAAACTTTTTTCTGAACAGGTTAGCTCTGTCGGTGAAAGAGAAGTGTTGCAGGAGTGTATTCGCTTCTGCCGTGAAGGAGATACATTGGTTGTCACCAAGTTAGACCGTCTTGCTCGTAGTGTTGCGAACCTCTGTGACATTCAAAAGCAACTGGAGAGCAAAGGTGTAGAGTTACGTATTGCTGATATGGGACTCGATACAGCTACACCACAAGGTAAGTTGATGCTTAATGTCTTTGGTGCTGTGGCGCAGTTCGAGCGTGAAGTGATGCTAGAGCGTCAACGGGAAGGAATTGCCAAGGCGAAAAAAGAAGGTAAATACAAAGGTCGCAAGCCCACCAGCGACGATGTGAAAGATCAGGTAAGGGAACTCTTAGCCCAAGGCAAAAAGCCTGCTGAAATCATATCCCTCACAGGTATCGGCAAAACTACCTTTTACAAAGTTAAGAAAGAATTTCAGAGTTAA
- a CDS encoding acyltransferase has product MLSKILMVLNATLVILNSAMCSVLICLIAIVKLLLPTAQLKAKGTAAANKMMWLWATVNAAILEVSNDVEWDIEEIEGLEKNGWYLMISNHLSWTDIVVLCCVFKDRIPMPKFFLKQQLLYVPFIGMACWALDMPFMRRYSREYLLRNPHKRGQDLATTRRSCAKFQHTPTTVVNYVEGTRFTSEKQAKSRAGYQYLLQPKSGGIAYTLAAMGEQFDNIIDVTLAYPNNPNQPFKEMLMGKMSKIVVRVDVLPVDEKVTGDYFNDKPFKRDFQRWLAERWEKKDKRLDDIHRQSTGH; this is encoded by the coding sequence ATGCTTAGCAAAATACTCATGGTGCTCAATGCTACGTTGGTTATTCTCAATTCAGCGATGTGCTCTGTGCTGATCTGCTTGATTGCCATTGTTAAGCTATTGCTTCCAACGGCACAGCTAAAAGCAAAAGGGACAGCCGCTGCGAATAAGATGATGTGGCTTTGGGCGACAGTGAATGCCGCTATTCTTGAGGTATCAAACGATGTTGAGTGGGATATCGAGGAGATCGAAGGTCTTGAAAAAAATGGCTGGTACCTGATGATCAGTAACCACCTAAGCTGGACCGATATAGTCGTTCTTTGCTGTGTGTTTAAAGACCGAATCCCGATGCCAAAGTTTTTCCTCAAGCAGCAACTTCTTTACGTTCCATTTATTGGTATGGCCTGCTGGGCGCTCGATATGCCATTTATGCGCCGCTACTCTCGAGAGTACCTACTGCGCAACCCACACAAACGTGGTCAAGACCTTGCGACTACGCGCCGTTCTTGTGCCAAGTTTCAGCATACTCCGACTACGGTTGTGAACTATGTTGAGGGCACGCGATTCACCAGTGAAAAACAAGCCAAGAGTCGCGCTGGCTATCAATATTTGCTGCAGCCAAAATCTGGCGGCATTGCATACACACTGGCCGCAATGGGAGAGCAGTTCGACAATATTATTGATGTGACCCTCGCTTACCCGAATAACCCCAATCAGCCCTTTAAAGAGATGTTGATGGGCAAGATGAGTAAGATTGTCGTTCGAGTGGATGTCTTGCCTGTTGACGAGAAGGTCACTGGTGATTACTTCAACGACAAGCCTTTTAAGCGAGATTTCCAGCGTTGGTTAGCAGAGCGTTGGGAGAAGAAGGATAAGCGGTTAGATGATATTCATCGTCAATCCACTGGACACTAA
- a CDS encoding recombinase family protein, which produces MMTIAYSYIRFSSAIQSKGDSLRRQTQLAQDYCIKHSLTLSEQSFTDLGVSAFRSANTHEDNGLGQFLKALEQGVIPRGSFLLVESLDRLSRAKVQTALRQLLNIIDHDITVVTLIDDRTYDSESNTTDLIISLTVMERAHNESKTKSERLKAVWANKRANPHTTTRHSNTPFWLSLNEDKRTYSIIESKADIVRRIFQMSIDGHGAVSTCRILNEEGLKAPKGGTWATTSIKKILGSKAAIGHHTHIINNKVQSSTVPDFYPSIISEDTYYLSQAKQKERHKPQAAGRKSTFPNVLSQIAVCGDCGASMVYDQKSPQWIYLSCREFKKKACTNKPVRIELIHRFITEQFLHPQHFEQHSKLVAKQSTTINDLSVLESKLESAREAYRQLLALSSKFTDSIFLEELTARSETVKKHEQELEDAKAQSVESDSTVHMDFRESCQLVADALQVEVYKKTPRELSSEELFKVRVKLNRTLKTTFSEVKVYHDPETKKASLTANDFVYIAHKDAMKTGFYDHTWFVAQQ; this is translated from the coding sequence ATGATGACGATTGCTTACTCCTACATCCGCTTTTCCAGTGCTATTCAGTCAAAAGGCGATAGCCTACGTAGACAAACACAACTGGCTCAAGACTACTGCATAAAGCACTCTTTAACCCTCTCTGAACAATCCTTTACAGACCTTGGTGTTTCTGCCTTTCGATCAGCAAATACACACGAGGACAACGGTTTAGGGCAATTCCTTAAAGCTTTGGAACAAGGTGTAATCCCTCGTGGTTCATTCTTGCTGGTGGAGTCACTAGACCGTCTATCACGAGCAAAGGTACAAACTGCACTCCGTCAACTTCTCAACATCATAGACCACGACATCACAGTAGTGACTTTAATTGATGACCGCACATACGACAGCGAATCAAACACCACTGATCTCATCATTTCTCTGACAGTGATGGAACGTGCTCACAATGAATCAAAAACCAAATCAGAACGTCTCAAGGCGGTATGGGCTAACAAGCGAGCAAACCCACACACAACAACCAGACACAGCAACACACCTTTCTGGTTATCTCTCAACGAGGACAAACGCACCTACTCAATCATCGAATCAAAGGCTGATATTGTTAGGCGCATCTTCCAAATGTCGATAGATGGTCATGGAGCAGTAAGCACCTGTCGCATTCTCAACGAAGAAGGTCTAAAAGCACCAAAGGGCGGAACATGGGCAACCACCAGCATCAAGAAGATCTTAGGCTCTAAAGCTGCTATTGGTCATCACACCCATATCATCAACAACAAAGTCCAATCCTCTACCGTTCCTGATTTCTATCCATCGATAATCAGTGAGGACACCTATTACCTTTCTCAAGCAAAACAAAAGGAACGCCATAAACCACAAGCTGCGGGACGAAAGAGCACATTCCCCAATGTACTATCCCAAATTGCAGTCTGTGGTGATTGTGGTGCTTCTATGGTTTATGACCAAAAATCTCCCCAATGGATTTACTTATCATGTCGTGAGTTCAAAAAGAAAGCATGCACTAACAAACCTGTCCGAATCGAGTTAATCCATCGCTTCATCACAGAGCAATTCCTTCATCCTCAGCACTTTGAGCAACACTCAAAGCTGGTGGCAAAGCAAAGTACAACGATCAATGATTTGTCAGTGCTTGAGAGTAAACTGGAATCCGCTAGAGAGGCTTACAGGCAACTACTAGCCCTATCATCAAAGTTCACTGACTCTATCTTCCTAGAAGAACTAACGGCTCGTTCAGAGACAGTTAAAAAACATGAACAAGAATTAGAGGATGCCAAAGCTCAATCAGTAGAATCAGATTCCACAGTTCATATGGATTTCAGGGAGTCTTGCCAACTTGTAGCCGATGCCTTGCAAGTTGAGGTCTATAAAAAAACACCCCGTGAACTCTCAAGTGAAGAGCTATTCAAGGTACGAGTTAAGTTAAACCGCACACTGAAAACGACCTTCTCAGAGGTTAAGGTCTATCATGATCCAGAAACTAAAAAAGCCAGTCTCACAGCAAATGACTTTGTGTACATCGCACACAAGGACGCTATGAAAACTGGCTTTTACGATCATACATGGTTCGTCGCACAGCAATAA
- a CDS encoding thiol:disulfide interchange protein DsbA/DsbL: MKKLMALFATILVSISAHAANFKEGTHYTVLDLEPAKKPVVTEFFSFYCPHCHSFEPIIAQLKAQLPEGVKLNKNHVSFMGGSMGPSMSKAYATMLALKIDDQMAPIMFNRIHNMNKAPRNDEELRQIFLDEGVDAKKFDATFNGFAVDSMIRRFDKQFQDSGLRGVPAVIVNNRYLVEAGSISSVDEYFELVNYLLEQ, from the coding sequence ATGAAAAAACTAATGGCACTGTTTGCCACAATTCTAGTCAGCATTTCGGCACATGCCGCTAACTTTAAAGAAGGGACACACTACACAGTATTGGATCTAGAACCAGCGAAAAAACCTGTCGTGACAGAGTTCTTCTCGTTCTACTGCCCACACTGCCACTCATTTGAGCCAATCATTGCACAATTGAAAGCTCAACTACCTGAAGGCGTGAAGCTCAACAAAAACCACGTGTCATTCATGGGTGGCTCAATGGGCCCATCAATGAGTAAGGCTTACGCCACGATGCTGGCTTTGAAGATTGATGACCAAATGGCGCCAATCATGTTCAACCGCATCCATAACATGAACAAAGCTCCACGTAATGACGAAGAGCTGCGTCAAATTTTCCTAGATGAAGGTGTAGATGCGAAGAAGTTTGACGCAACTTTCAATGGCTTTGCCGTCGACTCGATGATTCGTCGCTTCGATAAGCAGTTCCAAGACAGTGGTCTAAGAGGCGTTCCAGCCGTTATCGTCAACAACCGCTACCTAGTTGAAGCTGGCTCTATTTCATCTGTCGATGAGTACTTTGAACTGGTGAACTACCTACTCGAGCAATAA
- a CDS encoding serine/threonine protein kinase — protein sequence MSEQSFNFDALTPDLMWYALESVGIRAESGLLALNSYENRVYQFTDEERQRYVVKFYRPQRWTTQQIQEEHDFTLELVEAEVPVAAPLKINGETLHHYQGYVFAVFPSVGGRQFEVDNYDQLEAVGRYLGRIHKVGSRTHFQHRPTIGIDEYMLQPRKLLQESQFIPLHLENAFFNDLDMLIQAVNQQWKGVDTSLRLHGDCHPGNILWRDGPMFVDLDDCRNGPAVQDIWMLLNGERADKLAQLDTILESYQEFSDFNQSELKLIEPLRGLRMVHYMAWLAKRWHDPAFPVAFPWFNDPKYWEGQVLAFKEQLAALEEPPLSLMPQW from the coding sequence ATGTCTGAACAGTCTTTTAATTTTGATGCGCTAACCCCTGATCTAATGTGGTATGCGCTAGAGAGCGTAGGTATTCGTGCAGAGTCGGGGCTTCTCGCCCTCAATAGCTATGAAAACCGTGTCTATCAATTCACTGACGAAGAGCGTCAACGCTATGTCGTCAAATTTTATCGTCCTCAACGCTGGACAACGCAGCAGATCCAAGAAGAGCATGACTTTACCCTTGAGCTCGTTGAGGCAGAGGTCCCGGTAGCCGCACCGTTAAAAATCAATGGCGAGACTCTGCACCACTATCAGGGCTATGTTTTTGCCGTCTTTCCAAGCGTGGGTGGTCGTCAGTTCGAAGTCGATAATTACGATCAACTAGAAGCCGTTGGACGCTACCTTGGACGTATCCATAAAGTGGGCAGCCGAACTCATTTCCAACACCGGCCAACCATCGGCATAGATGAGTACATGCTTCAACCGAGAAAGCTCTTACAAGAGAGTCAATTTATCCCACTTCATCTTGAAAACGCCTTTTTCAATGACTTAGACATGCTCATTCAAGCCGTTAACCAGCAATGGAAGGGGGTTGACACGTCTTTGCGTCTGCATGGGGATTGCCACCCAGGCAATATATTATGGCGTGACGGGCCGATGTTTGTTGATCTCGATGACTGTCGTAATGGCCCCGCTGTCCAAGACATTTGGATGCTACTTAATGGTGAGCGTGCTGACAAGCTAGCGCAATTGGACACTATATTGGAGTCATACCAAGAGTTTAGCGACTTTAATCAATCTGAGCTGAAACTTATTGAGCCACTACGCGGTCTACGTATGGTGCATTACATGGCTTGGCTGGCAAAAAGATGGCACGACCCTGCATTTCCTGTTGCGTTTCCGTGGTTTAATGATCCAAAGTATTGGGAAGGTCAAGTCTTAGCATTCAAAGAACAACTTGCGGCGTTAGAAGAGCCACCGCTCTCGCTGATGCCACAGTGGTAG